The Methanolacinia petrolearia DSM 11571 genome has a segment encoding these proteins:
- a CDS encoding aldolase, giving the protein MSFTYEIEVPADVPVSAKGTYVENMKMITHGSGNLMLFAGDQKVEHLNDDFFGKDIATDDASPEHLFRIAKEGRIGVFATQLGLIAKYGKDYREIPYLVKLNSKTHLVKTDQKDPLSPQLYSIDQIVRFRDQTGLAITGVGYTIYLGSEYEGEMIREAAQIIYEAHQHGLIVVLWIYPRGKAVKDEKDPHLIAGAAGVASALGADFVKVNAPKKDGSSSAELMKEAVAAAGKTKLVCAGGSSVSGEDFLKQLYDQIHTGGASGNATGRNIHQKTLDEAVRMCNAVSAITIDNAEIAAALKIYNNQ; this is encoded by the coding sequence ATGTCATTTACATACGAGATCGAAGTTCCGGCCGACGTTCCCGTGAGCGCGAAAGGGACGTATGTCGAGAACATGAAGATGATAACCCACGGAAGCGGGAATCTCATGCTCTTCGCAGGCGACCAGAAGGTCGAGCACCTCAACGACGATTTCTTCGGCAAGGATATCGCAACAGACGATGCATCACCCGAGCATCTGTTCAGGATCGCAAAAGAAGGAAGGATCGGTGTTTTCGCAACCCAGCTCGGCCTTATTGCAAAATACGGTAAGGACTACAGGGAGATCCCCTACCTTGTAAAGCTCAATTCCAAGACTCATCTTGTAAAGACGGACCAGAAGGATCCCCTCAGCCCGCAGCTCTATTCGATCGACCAGATCGTCAGGTTCCGCGACCAGACCGGCCTGGCAATTACAGGGGTGGGATATACGATCTATCTCGGTAGCGAATACGAGGGAGAGATGATCCGCGAAGCAGCACAGATCATCTACGAGGCTCACCAGCACGGTCTCATAGTCGTTCTTTGGATCTACCCGCGTGGAAAAGCCGTAAAGGACGAGAAGGACCCGCACCTGATCGCCGGCGCAGCAGGAGTCGCATCGGCCCTCGGTGCCGATTTCGTCAAGGTCAATGCCCCGAAGAAGGACGGAAGTTCGTCAGCGGAACTTATGAAAGAAGCCGTCGCGGCAGCAGGAAAAACGAAACTGGTCTGTGCAGGCGGTTCGAGTGTCTCGGGCGAGGATTTCCTCAAACAGCTCTACGACCAGATACACACCGGCGGCGCATCGGGGAATGCGACCGGAAGGAACATCCACCAGAAAACTCTCGACGAAGCGGTAAGGATGTGCAACGCAGTGTCGGCAATAACAATCGACAATGCAGAGATCGCGGCTGCATTAAAGATCTACAACAATCAATAA
- a CDS encoding NCS2 family permease — protein MDSCRDLVYRFFKLKDNNTTIKTEFTAGVVTFMTMAYIMVVNPAILLAAGIPFGPAVAATIITAIFGTVIMGVYANRPFAIAPYMGENAFIAYTVCGVMGYSWQTALGAVFISGILLTILTIAGGRTIMCEAVPESLKYSFAAGIGLFITFVGLVNSKIVILGTETAPVHVGDLNSPEVMLAVFGFILISVMELRKIRGSILFGIIIVSLIGFVSGLVAYPEAIFSLPPDISPVFLQLDIFGALTWGMFAVILTIFTMAFLDTMGGLIGVSAQAGFLDEKGNLPDIEKPFLADALSNIFAGLAGTTTSGAFMESATGILAGGRTGLTAIFVAILFAFSLFLTPLFIAIPSAATGPAMIMVGLIMMQPLVRIDFSDYSEMIPAFAVIILMSFTYNIGVGICSGFVLYPLFKIFAGKKEDINPYSWVLFALCLLFFIFYPY, from the coding sequence ATGGACTCGTGCCGAGATCTGGTTTACCGGTTTTTCAAATTAAAAGATAACAATACAACGATTAAAACGGAATTTACTGCAGGTGTCGTCACTTTTATGACGATGGCATATATCATGGTCGTCAACCCTGCAATCCTGCTCGCAGCCGGAATTCCGTTCGGTCCCGCCGTTGCCGCTACGATCATCACGGCAATATTCGGAACGGTGATTATGGGGGTCTACGCAAACCGCCCGTTTGCAATCGCTCCTTATATGGGTGAAAACGCTTTCATAGCCTATACGGTCTGCGGGGTTATGGGATATTCATGGCAGACGGCACTCGGGGCGGTTTTCATAAGCGGAATTCTTTTGACCATCCTTACGATCGCGGGCGGAAGGACGATCATGTGCGAGGCGGTCCCGGAGAGCCTCAAGTACAGTTTCGCGGCAGGGATCGGTCTATTCATTACATTTGTCGGACTTGTCAACTCGAAGATTGTAATACTCGGAACGGAGACCGCACCGGTTCATGTCGGAGATCTCAACAGCCCGGAGGTAATGCTTGCAGTCTTCGGCTTCATCCTGATCTCGGTGATGGAGCTTCGAAAGATCCGGGGATCGATCCTTTTCGGCATAATCATTGTCTCTCTTATCGGGTTCGTATCCGGCCTGGTGGCGTACCCGGAGGCGATATTCAGCCTTCCGCCGGATATCTCGCCGGTATTCCTTCAGCTGGATATTTTCGGTGCGCTTACCTGGGGAATGTTTGCGGTGATCCTTACGATATTCACAATGGCCTTCCTCGACACGATGGGCGGACTTATCGGGGTCTCGGCACAGGCGGGTTTCCTGGATGAAAAAGGAAACCTCCCGGATATAGAAAAACCGTTCCTTGCAGATGCTCTTTCGAATATATTTGCAGGGCTTGCAGGAACGACTACGAGCGGTGCGTTCATGGAGTCGGCGACGGGTATTCTTGCGGGAGGGCGAACGGGACTTACTGCAATTTTTGTAGCGATTCTTTTCGCATTTTCCCTCTTCTTAACACCCCTGTTTATTGCGATTCCTTCGGCCGCAACAGGTCCTGCGATGATTATGGTCGGGCTGATAATGATGCAGCCGCTGGTGAGGATCGATTTCTCGGATTACAGCGAGATGATTCCTGCATTCGCGGTGATTATCCTCATGAGTTTCACTTACAATATCGGGGTGGGAATATGCAGCGGGTTTGTTCTCTATCCGCTCTTCAAGATCTTTGCAGGAAAAAAAGAGGATATAAATCCGTATTCATGGGTTTTGTTTGCACTTTGTCTTCTGTTCTTTATTTTCTATCCATACTGA
- the ftsA gene encoding coenzyme F390 synthetase yields MEYFRQDIETLVRGDLDSLVDERVRNTVSYATKHSLFYKKWFDENNIRPESVRTHEDLRELPVISGRTIRENQPPVSQEFMFRSVPWPEVYTIHETSGTSGMPKSFFLTWDDWNRYAEKYARIFKSQGFGKGDRMTVCASYGMNIGANTMTLAAQKTSVTVIPEGKCTFPVRVIRDYKPTIIVGSVFKLLRLADKMKEDGLKPEESGIKRLVIGGESFAPESRAYLDEIWEIESYNTYGSTEGSMCGECMEIAGLHVPEDLVHVDIYDHNMRNFVRDGEKGRMVLTTLVPEGEKAGTVLINYDTEDLTRVLSRDQCPCGRTHMRIENPCREAENVYIAGVPVNRVDIESCVFQRENMEFLTGEYEAFLYCGITEDECILRISMECTNPEECDFELVKNNFTEHLFGISPALGENYADGELDIVFNFTGKGELELYRLKSRPRRLVDRRQAT; encoded by the coding sequence ATGGAATATTTCAGGCAGGATATCGAAACGCTCGTTCGCGGCGATCTGGATTCGCTCGTCGATGAAAGAGTCAGGAATACAGTCTCCTATGCGACAAAACATTCCCTTTTTTACAAAAAATGGTTCGACGAAAACAACATCAGGCCCGAATCCGTCAGGACGCACGAAGACCTTAGGGAGCTTCCGGTCATAAGCGGAAGGACGATCAGGGAGAACCAGCCCCCCGTATCACAGGAGTTCATGTTCCGGAGCGTCCCGTGGCCGGAAGTTTATACTATTCACGAAACCAGCGGCACCAGCGGAATGCCGAAATCTTTCTTTCTCACCTGGGACGACTGGAACAGGTACGCCGAGAAATACGCACGGATCTTCAAATCTCAGGGATTCGGGAAGGGCGACCGGATGACGGTCTGCGCCTCCTACGGGATGAACATCGGCGCGAACACCATGACACTCGCTGCACAGAAGACATCGGTCACTGTTATTCCCGAGGGAAAGTGTACCTTCCCCGTAAGAGTGATCAGGGACTACAAACCGACGATAATAGTCGGCTCGGTCTTCAAACTGCTGAGACTCGCGGACAAGATGAAAGAAGACGGCCTTAAGCCGGAAGAGTCAGGGATCAAACGACTCGTTATCGGCGGAGAGAGCTTCGCCCCGGAGTCGAGAGCATATCTCGACGAGATCTGGGAGATTGAATCGTACAATACCTACGGGAGCACCGAGGGTTCGATGTGTGGGGAATGTATGGAAATCGCCGGGCTTCATGTTCCCGAAGATCTGGTCCACGTGGATATCTACGATCACAATATGAGAAATTTCGTCCGGGACGGTGAGAAAGGCCGGATGGTTCTGACAACCCTTGTTCCCGAAGGAGAAAAGGCTGGAACAGTCCTGATAAATTACGATACCGAAGACCTGACACGGGTTTTATCCAGGGACCAGTGCCCGTGCGGGAGGACGCACATGAGGATCGAGAATCCGTGTCGCGAGGCGGAAAACGTCTACATTGCTGGAGTCCCCGTGAACCGCGTGGATATAGAGAGCTGCGTTTTTCAGCGGGAGAATATGGAATTTCTCACCGGCGAATACGAGGCGTTCCTGTACTGCGGTATAACCGAGGACGAGTGCATTCTGAGGATCAGCATGGAATGCACGAACCCGGAAGAATGCGACTTCGAACTTGTAAAAAACAACTTCACTGAGCATTTATTCGGGATCAGTCCTGCACTGGGCGAAAATTATGCCGACGGCGAACTCGACATCGTATTCAACTTCACCGGGAAAGGGGAACTCGAATTATACAGGCTGAAAAGCAGGCCCCGGCGACTTGTAGACCGAAGACAGGCGACCTGA
- a CDS encoding exodeoxyribonuclease III: MKLVSWNVNGLRAVEKKGFLDFVNEYQPDILCVQETKAHEDQLSSSIRHPKGYFSYFSSAERKGYSGTALYSRFEPESISYGFGVPELDSEGRIIIAEYSDFNLYDIYFPNGKMSKERLQFKMDFYEECLRHAVSDLDSGKNVIICGDVNTAHKEIDLARPKENSKVSGFLEIERKWIDRLLDAGFKDSFRMFTSEGGYYSWWDLKSGARERNVGWRIDYFFVSDGISGRVKSASILSQVEGSDHCPVELELKS, encoded by the coding sequence ATGAAACTGGTGTCATGGAATGTAAACGGGCTCAGGGCTGTAGAGAAGAAAGGTTTCCTGGATTTTGTAAACGAATACCAGCCCGACATTCTCTGCGTCCAGGAGACTAAGGCGCACGAGGATCAGCTGAGCTCTTCGATCCGCCACCCGAAAGGATATTTTTCTTATTTCAGTTCCGCGGAAAGGAAAGGATACAGCGGGACCGCCCTGTACTCGCGTTTCGAACCTGAAAGCATCAGCTACGGGTTCGGCGTCCCTGAGCTCGACAGCGAGGGAAGGATAATTATCGCCGAATACAGCGATTTCAATCTTTACGATATCTATTTCCCGAACGGCAAGATGTCGAAGGAGAGGCTTCAGTTCAAGATGGATTTTTACGAAGAGTGCCTGAGGCATGCCGTAAGCGATCTGGATTCCGGGAAGAACGTAATAATCTGCGGGGATGTGAATACCGCCCACAAAGAGATAGACCTTGCACGCCCTAAAGAGAACTCGAAGGTCTCCGGGTTCCTTGAGATCGAAAGGAAATGGATCGACCGGCTGCTTGATGCAGGTTTTAAGGACTCGTTCCGTATGTTCACATCCGAGGGAGGATATTACTCCTGGTGGGATCTCAAGTCTGGAGCCCGCGAGAGAAATGTAGGGTGGAGAATTGATTATTTCTTCGTCAGCGACGGCATATCCGGCAGGGTGAAATCGGCTTCGATACTCTCGCAGGTCGAAGGATCGGATCACTGTCCGGTAGAGCTGGAACTGAAATCCTAA
- a CDS encoding DUF7504 family protein, translated as MVSIDNLSPDLRTFFVRSGPMGVRNRNHEIVSALTEMDYTIVVVSTNVPSELQIAQYEKEGINTSNLFFIDMITAYAKGKKQKDTDQIHYIDRPGDLTKAGIIVTRHITERQGEKVAFLFDTINTMLIYSNQLSVSRFIHFVINKLRLTDLKGFFIMVEKSIDANLVADFEMLADMSIPRDEPITLINSEIKGKIGVPEENSYEEFDIN; from the coding sequence ATGGTAAGTATTGACAACTTGTCCCCGGATTTAAGGACGTTTTTTGTCCGTTCGGGGCCTATGGGCGTCAGGAACAGGAACCATGAGATCGTTTCTGCACTGACGGAGATGGATTACACCATAGTAGTAGTGTCAACCAACGTGCCTTCCGAATTACAGATTGCCCAATATGAAAAGGAAGGAATAAACACATCCAATCTGTTCTTTATCGATATGATAACTGCTTATGCAAAGGGCAAAAAGCAGAAGGATACCGATCAGATTCATTATATCGACCGGCCGGGCGATCTTACGAAGGCAGGAATCATAGTTACCAGGCATATTACCGAGCGCCAGGGAGAGAAGGTTGCATTCCTCTTCGACACGATAAATACGATGCTAATTTATTCCAACCAGCTCTCGGTAAGCCGTTTTATCCATTTCGTGATAAACAAATTGCGGTTGACCGATCTAAAGGGATTCTTTATAATGGTTGAAAAGAGCATCGACGCTAATCTCGTTGCCGATTTTGAGATGCTCGCCGACATGTCGATCCCGAGGGACGAGCCGATTACCCTCATCAACTCTGAAATTAAAGGAAAGATAGGAGTTCCGGAAGAGAACTCCTACGAAGAGTTCGATATTAACTAA
- a CDS encoding phosphoribosylanthranilate isomerase, whose product MFLRVKICGITNTSDALFAERSGADAIGVVISEESPRCISTEDAKEIFSALGPFTATVIVTHTNSQDLLDEMAAVNPSAIQVSADVNRPEDYRGKMIRVAGADGKIREDCDAIIIDQSHGKGIPFDYEHAEKLMKSATKPVILAGGLNMSNVPAAISRLQPYAVDVCSGVEKSPGIKDPMKVLEFLKAAGKIPVVRKKEKISR is encoded by the coding sequence ATGTTTTTGAGGGTTAAAATCTGCGGAATAACAAATACAAGTGATGCACTGTTCGCCGAGAGATCGGGTGCAGATGCAATAGGAGTCGTAATATCGGAAGAATCACCGAGATGCATAAGCACGGAAGATGCAAAGGAAATCTTTTCGGCACTCGGTCCGTTTACAGCCACAGTAATAGTCACACATACCAATTCACAGGATCTCCTCGACGAGATGGCGGCGGTAAATCCTTCGGCGATACAGGTCTCTGCCGATGTTAACAGACCGGAAGATTATCGCGGAAAGATGATCCGTGTTGCCGGTGCAGACGGGAAGATCCGCGAGGACTGCGATGCAATAATCATCGACCAGAGCCACGGGAAGGGGATTCCTTTCGATTATGAACATGCTGAAAAACTCATGAAATCGGCAACCAAACCCGTGATCCTCGCAGGGGGCCTCAACATGTCGAACGTACCGGCGGCGATAAGCAGGCTTCAGCCCTATGCCGTAGATGTCTGCTCGGGTGTGGAAAAATCCCCCGGGATCAAAGATCCGATGAAGGTACTTGAATTCCTGAAGGCGGCAGGGAAGATACCGGTAGTCAGGAAAAAAGAGAAGATCAGCCGATAA
- a CDS encoding mechanosensitive ion channel family protein, with the protein MIEYLYAGLTILAGFIGGFLILKIFSYLEKKAACTENHMDDILFASIRKPLAISAVFISIYYALHQIPLPDGYAWLVGAKAFNVAFIIIATWIISDFFHSFISNYGRVLCSKTDSELDDKIFSILESSIKYIIWFLGFVYILNYLEIEITPIIASAGVASIAITFAAKDIISNFFGGAMILADKPFQVGDRVKIEGELGDIVSVGVRSTRVKTLNHQMLTIPNSVFSTSIVTNYAMPDVKLKVKIPVSVAYGSDVKRVKEVLMEIAETAAKEEDYILENPAPSVYFLEYGQSSLNYMMVIWAGRFNMSWEVMDKINFLIDEKFNEEGIEIPFPQMDVHLKKDFS; encoded by the coding sequence ATGATTGAATACCTGTACGCAGGACTGACAATTCTCGCAGGATTTATAGGAGGATTCCTTATCCTGAAGATATTCTCCTACCTCGAAAAGAAGGCAGCCTGTACCGAAAACCATATGGACGACATTCTGTTCGCTTCAATAAGAAAACCACTGGCTATATCTGCGGTTTTCATATCGATCTATTACGCCCTTCATCAAATCCCGCTTCCTGATGGTTACGCCTGGCTCGTCGGTGCAAAAGCGTTTAATGTAGCTTTTATTATCATCGCTACATGGATAATATCCGATTTCTTCCACAGTTTCATATCGAACTACGGAAGAGTACTCTGTTCGAAGACCGACAGCGAACTCGACGACAAGATCTTCAGCATCCTCGAATCCTCAATAAAATACATAATATGGTTCCTCGGATTCGTCTACATCCTGAATTACCTTGAGATAGAGATAACCCCGATTATCGCCAGTGCGGGCGTAGCCAGTATAGCGATAACTTTTGCGGCAAAAGATATCATTTCGAACTTCTTCGGCGGCGCAATGATCCTCGCGGACAAGCCCTTTCAGGTTGGGGACCGCGTGAAGATAGAAGGCGAACTCGGGGATATTGTAAGTGTCGGAGTCAGGAGCACGAGAGTAAAAACACTCAATCACCAGATGCTCACGATCCCGAACTCAGTATTCAGTACATCAATAGTGACGAACTACGCGATGCCGGATGTAAAACTCAAAGTAAAGATTCCCGTTTCAGTCGCATACGGCAGCGATGTAAAAAGAGTCAAGGAGGTTCTCATGGAAATTGCTGAAACAGCGGCAAAAGAGGAGGATTATATCCTGGAAAATCCTGCACCCAGCGTTTATTTCCTCGAATACGGTCAATCGAGCCTCAACTATATGATGGTCATATGGGCGGGAAGATTCAATATGTCATGGGAAGTCATGGACAAGATTAACTTCCTGATCGATGAAAAGTTCAATGAAGAAGGAATCGAGATACCGTTCCCGCAGATGGATGTCCACCTGAAAAAAGATTTTAGTTAA
- a CDS encoding ferredoxin-thioredoxin reductase catalytic domain-containing protein produces MEIKEPSQEEIDLKYNEILRHAKRGGYFLNPDEQFAKDLVKGLIINDERYGFEACPCRLVLGEKELNLDIVCPCYYRDDDITEYGCCYCGLYVNEDISNGEKPVTAIPERRDLKSRGKDTGAPVAASSAGNLPYPVYRCNVCGYLCARNKPPEKCPVCGADQKRFDLFMR; encoded by the coding sequence ATGGAGATTAAAGAACCCTCGCAGGAAGAGATCGATCTGAAGTACAACGAGATCCTCCGCCATGCAAAGAGAGGCGGGTACTTTCTCAATCCCGACGAGCAATTTGCCAAAGATCTGGTCAAAGGATTGATTATAAACGATGAACGCTACGGTTTCGAGGCATGCCCGTGCCGCCTGGTACTGGGAGAAAAGGAACTGAACCTGGATATCGTCTGCCCGTGCTATTACCGGGACGACGATATAACCGAATACGGGTGCTGTTACTGCGGTCTTTATGTCAATGAAGATATTTCGAATGGAGAAAAACCCGTGACGGCCATCCCGGAGAGAAGAGACCTGAAGTCCCGCGGCAAAGACACAGGAGCTCCGGTGGCGGCATCTTCTGCAGGTAATCTGCCGTACCCGGTTTACAGGTGCAATGTCTGCGGATATCTCTGCGCAAGGAACAAACCCCCGGAAAAATGCCCGGTATGCGGAGCGGATCAAAAGAGATTTGATCTATTCATGAGATAG
- the hypD gene encoding hydrogenase formation protein HypD: MADQVDIKQALSDIVDRDYTFMHICGTHEAAIAKSGLRSVLPKNLKIVMGPGCPVCITPQGEIDAAIELSEKDCIIATYGDLIRVPGTKGALESCGGDIRIVQGVHKAVEIAKETDKEVVFISVGFETTAPTVAATLLTNPPDNFSIMCCHRFVPPAMKFLLEQGEASLDGFMLPGHVCVVTGYHEYEQFPVPQVVAGFEPDDILLGLYMLVKQIREGRAEVENAYPRAVTREGNQKAIAIMNQVFEPCDVEWRGFPVIPGSGLKLKPEFEKYDALKKFGVEIKHVDKNSACICDKVLRGIADPTDCKLFGKVCTPRKPVGPCMVSHEGACKIWALYNQKKL, translated from the coding sequence ATGGCAGATCAGGTGGATATAAAACAGGCGCTTTCGGATATCGTCGACCGGGACTATACCTTCATGCATATATGCGGGACTCACGAGGCGGCGATCGCAAAATCCGGGCTTCGTAGTGTTTTGCCGAAGAATTTGAAGATTGTTATGGGACCGGGCTGTCCGGTCTGCATCACCCCGCAGGGGGAGATCGATGCGGCGATCGAGCTCTCGGAGAAGGACTGTATTATCGCTACATACGGGGATCTCATTCGTGTTCCGGGAACGAAGGGAGCATTGGAGTCCTGCGGCGGCGACATCAGGATCGTCCAGGGTGTCCACAAGGCGGTCGAGATCGCGAAGGAGACCGATAAAGAGGTAGTGTTCATATCCGTAGGGTTCGAGACGACCGCCCCGACGGTGGCGGCGACGCTGCTTACGAATCCGCCGGACAACTTCAGCATAATGTGCTGCCACAGGTTCGTTCCCCCGGCGATGAAATTCCTCCTCGAACAGGGAGAGGCGTCTCTCGACGGGTTCATGCTTCCGGGCCATGTGTGTGTGGTGACGGGGTATCACGAGTATGAGCAGTTCCCCGTTCCCCAGGTTGTCGCGGGATTCGAACCGGACGATATTCTCCTCGGCCTCTATATGCTTGTAAAACAGATCCGCGAAGGAAGGGCGGAGGTCGAGAACGCCTACCCGAGAGCGGTCACGAGAGAGGGCAACCAGAAAGCGATTGCTATAATGAACCAGGTCTTCGAACCGTGCGATGTGGAATGGAGAGGTTTTCCCGTCATTCCCGGCTCCGGCCTTAAGCTTAAGCCGGAGTTCGAGAAGTACGACGCACTGAAAAAATTCGGCGTGGAGATCAAACACGTGGACAAAAATTCGGCGTGCATCTGCGACAAGGTCCTGAGAGGCATCGCTGACCCGACCGACTGCAAACTCTTCGGAAAAGTCTGCACGCCGAGAAAGCCGGTCGGCCCGTGCATGGTCAGCCATGAAGGCGCCTGCAAGATCTGGGCGCTGTACAACCAGAAGAAACTTTGA
- a CDS encoding DUF3574 domain-containing protein encodes MSTYKTKSLYAVIFLLSYAVVLSCGCIAATEDVKTSTPEYAAGNNGLNFSPLYSDFEEKISYEIYFGLSRPDGTTITETDWDNFVNEEIVPRFPEGFTIVDSKGYWHDYSTNVTISENSKIVIIYGGFSEEDIQKIIDLKNIYKEEFEQDSVMLVVSSSFVSF; translated from the coding sequence GTGAGTACTTATAAAACAAAGTCATTATATGCAGTGATATTTCTACTCTCCTATGCAGTAGTCCTTTCTTGCGGGTGTATCGCTGCAACTGAAGATGTAAAAACCAGTACACCGGAATATGCCGCAGGAAATAACGGACTTAATTTTTCGCCCCTATATTCTGATTTTGAGGAAAAAATTTCATATGAAATTTATTTTGGTTTAAGCAGGCCTGACGGGACTACGATAACTGAAACCGACTGGGATAATTTTGTTAATGAAGAGATCGTCCCGCGTTTTCCCGAAGGGTTCACAATTGTAGATTCAAAAGGTTATTGGCATGATTATAGTACAAATGTTACAATATCTGAAAATTCAAAGATCGTTATTATTTACGGCGGTTTCTCGGAAGAGGATATACAAAAAATAATTGACTTGAAGAATATTTACAAGGAAGAATTTGAACAGGATTCTGTGATGTTAGTGGTCAGCAGCTCGTTTGTCTCGTTCTGA
- a CDS encoding glutaredoxin family protein yields the protein MTEWTVVEGRDKGSIVLYALSTCIHCKKTKELLNELGVAYKYIFVDLLPEDELNIFYDEMKKYNPAGSFPTMVINGDKVIVGSRLEEIREALNGD from the coding sequence ATGACCGAATGGACTGTTGTAGAAGGCAGGGATAAGGGTTCGATCGTTCTTTATGCCCTTAGCACCTGCATTCACTGTAAAAAAACGAAGGAGCTCCTGAACGAACTCGGTGTTGCATATAAGTATATCTTCGTCGATCTTCTCCCTGAAGATGAATTAAATATATTTTATGACGAGATGAAAAAATACAATCCGGCGGGTTCTTTTCCCACGATGGTCATCAACGGCGATAAAGTGATAGTGGGATCGAGACTTGAAGAGATCCGGGAGGCGCTGAATGGAGATTAA
- a CDS encoding radical SAM protein has protein sequence MYGYEFLTNLKRIEIDITYDCKLQCPNCARSCSQAPDVSAMSPKQIDKFVKESLSNQVKWEIIGVLGGEPMLHPELGEILEILIDYKENFSPESVIKITTSGYGKEVKDAISNVPKGVVVNNTGKKQAYQEKFEPFNMAPIDQWKFFLSDYRNGCSTTTDCGLGLNKYGYYPCGPGGSIDRVMGFDIGLKHLPLSNYEIFPQMETLCRYCGHFCSRHFIHKEERESITGSPMSSSWIDAYADFKKQKPNLTEY, from the coding sequence TTGTACGGATACGAATTTCTTACAAATCTAAAAAGAATCGAGATTGACATTACATATGATTGTAAATTACAATGCCCAAACTGTGCACGCTCGTGTTCTCAGGCCCCAGATGTCTCAGCTATGTCTCCTAAACAGATAGATAAATTCGTAAAAGAATCTCTTTCCAACCAGGTAAAATGGGAAATAATTGGTGTTTTGGGAGGTGAACCAATGTTGCATCCGGAACTTGGAGAAATTCTTGAGATCTTGATTGATTATAAGGAGAATTTTTCACCTGAATCAGTTATAAAAATCACTACCAGCGGTTATGGAAAAGAAGTAAAAGATGCAATATCAAATGTGCCCAAAGGTGTTGTAGTAAACAATACAGGTAAAAAACAGGCATACCAGGAAAAATTTGAACCTTTTAATATGGCTCCGATTGATCAATGGAAGTTCTTCCTGTCAGATTATCGAAATGGTTGCAGTACCACGACTGATTGCGGATTAGGATTGAACAAATACGGATATTATCCGTGTGGCCCCGGGGGTTCCATCGACAGGGTAATGGGATTTGATATCGGATTGAAACATCTTCCTCTTTCTAATTATGAAATTTTTCCGCAAATGGAGACATTATGCCGTTATTGTGGTCATTTTTGTAGCCGCCATTTTATTCACAAAGAAGAAAGGGAGAGTATCACAGGAAGTCCCATGTCATCATCCTGGATTGATGCATACGCTGATTTTAAAAAGCAAAAACCAAATTTAACTGAATATTAA
- a CDS encoding sugar phosphate isomerase/epimerase family protein: protein MIGVSTSCLSDVPLEHALDVLYDLTGIVEIVDDGLHFMDNADIAECFDFRYFIHAPSRGVNIASQLEIIRKASLEVIRQCAGIASGIDADRVIIHPGYFSHVLQRDIGIFQLEKSLIELEKISGEYSITFLVENMPEWNYFLLKRPEELPLIRDFGFVLDVGHANTNSCLDEFLEVPISHFHLHDNFGKEDSHLAPGKGNIDFGPVFDAIEKNDVPGILEVNTLESAKSGLEYIRKMRPGLF, encoded by the coding sequence ATGATCGGTGTTTCGACGAGTTGTCTTTCGGATGTTCCTCTCGAGCACGCCCTCGATGTCCTGTACGATCTCACAGGTATAGTCGAGATTGTCGATGACGGCCTGCATTTCATGGATAATGCAGACATTGCGGAATGTTTCGACTTCCGCTATTTTATTCATGCGCCTTCGAGGGGCGTGAATATCGCCTCGCAGCTTGAGATAATCAGGAAGGCAAGCTTGGAGGTCATCAGGCAGTGTGCAGGTATTGCTTCCGGGATCGATGCCGACAGGGTCATTATTCATCCGGGATATTTCTCGCATGTTCTCCAGAGGGATATCGGGATCTTTCAGCTCGAAAAGTCGCTAATCGAACTCGAGAAGATATCGGGCGAATATTCCATCACGTTCCTGGTAGAAAATATGCCGGAATGGAATTATTTCCTCCTGAAGCGGCCGGAAGAACTTCCGCTCATAAGGGATTTCGGTTTTGTCCTCGATGTCGGTCATGCCAATACGAATTCGTGCCTCGATGAGTTCCTGGAGGTTCCGATCTCCCATTTCCATCTTCACGACAATTTCGGTAAGGAGGATTCTCATCTTGCTCCGGGAAAAGGGAACATCGACTTCGGCCCGGTCTTCGATGCGATTGAGAAGAACGATGTCCCCGGGATACTTGAGGTGAACACGCTGGAGAGTGCAAAAAGCGGGCTCGAATATATCAGAAAGATGCGTCCCGGACTTTTTTAA